A single region of the Equus przewalskii isolate Varuska chromosome 26, EquPr2, whole genome shotgun sequence genome encodes:
- the SPAG8 gene encoding sperm-associated antigen 8 isoform X3 yields METVKSTAGPPSRSVDPQSSSEGLGPTSEPFPSSDGTPRSPLAASTAAATAATAAVSTANAAASSAKTPAPYSERSLLMAPSSDSLLGEPSAGPSFTHKTGQERLGFEPAYVSSGTQDPCTSNYLSSSPGPLPGSSSGPASRPSLGCGHDPELSPYTHPSLTNPGADLVPPWSHHTQWEPQKQQPWKFLQVSEPGARGLWKPPEVEGKHKVLDETLPRGQCLLYNWEEERATNHLDRVPSMQDGSESFFFRHGHQGLLSLQLQSPMPCSTSQTDSYQPPGNRHQPIRGKREAMLEMLLRHQICKEVQAEQEPTRENFEVESVTHHDYRKELAQAGPPAPTKPHDYYQEQPETFWIQRAPQLPIKHLRLRELLLLAQGHTVSHKANIQIQIIFIPKHNKAHPVLTQ; encoded by the exons ATGGAGACCGTCAAGTCTACAGCGGGACCGCCGTCGCG ATCTGTAGACCCACAGTCCAGCTCCGAAGGGCTAGGACCCACTTCGGAACCGTTTCCTTCTTCGGATGGCACTCCTAGGTCGCCCCTGGCAGCCTCAACCGCAGCAGCTACTGCAGCCACTGCAGCTGTCTCCACTGCCAACGCAGCTGcctcatctgcaaagaccccagCACCCTACTCTGAGAGGAGCCTTCTCATGGCGCCCTCTTCGGATAGTCTTCTTGGGGAGCCCAGTGCTGGACCCAGCTTTACCCACAAAACAGGCCAGGAGAGACTTGGCTTTGAGCCTGCCTATGTTTCCTCTGGTACCCAAGATCCCTGTACTTCAAATTATCTCAGCTCTAGCcctggccctcttcctggctccaGTTCTGGTCCTGCCTCTAGGCCTAGTCTAGGCTGTGGCCATGACCCTGAGCTCAGCCCCTACACTCATCCAAGCTTGACAAACCCCGGGGCGGATCTGGTCCCTCCCTGGAGTCACCACACCCAGTGGGAGCCTCAGAAACAACAACCCTGGAAATTTTTGCAAGTCTCAGAACCTGGTGCCCGAGGGCTATGGAAGCCCCCTGAGGTTGAAGGGAAGCATAAGGTTCTCGATGAAACATTGCCACGGGGCCAGTGCCTTCTCTACAACTGGGAAGAGGAG AGAGCCACCAACCACCTGGATCGAGTCCCAAGCATGCAGGATGGCTCTGAAAGTTTCTTCTTCCGACATGGACACCAGGGACTGCTGTCCCTGCAGCTACAGTCACCCATGCCCTGCAGCACCAGCCAGACAGACTCATACCAGCCCCCAGGAAACCGCCATCAGCCAATCCGAG GGAAGCGTGAAGCCATGCTGGAGATGCTCCTGCGGCACCAGATCTG TAAAGAGGTGCAGGCAGAGCAGGAACCCACAAGGGAGAACTTTGAGGTCGAGTCTGTGACACACCATGACTACCGAAAGGAGCTGGCGCAAGCAGGGCCTCCTGCCCCAACAAAG cctcatGACTACTATCAGGAGCAGCCTGAAACCTTCTGGATACAGAGGGCACCACAGCTACCG ATAAAACATCTGCGGCTCAGGGAGCTTCTgttacttgcccaaggccacacagtcagCCACAAAGCCAATATTCAAATCCAGATCATTTTTATTCCCAAGCACAATAAAGCCCACCCTGTGCTAACTCAATGA
- the SPAG8 gene encoding sperm-associated antigen 8 isoform X2 yields the protein METVKSTAGPPSRSVDPQSSSEGLGPTSEPFPSSDGTPRSPLAASTAAATAATAAVSTANAAASSAKTPAPYSERSLLMAPSSDSLLGEPSAGPSFTHKTGQERLGFEPAYVSSGTQDPCTSNYLSSSPGPLPGSSSGPASRPSLGCGHDPELSPYTHPSLTNPGADLVPPWSHHTQWEPQKQQPWKFLQVSEPGARGLWKPPEVEGKHKVLDETLPRGQCLLYNWEEERATNHLDRVPSMQDGSESFFFRHGHQGLLSLQLQSPMPCSTSQTDSYQPPGNRHQPIRGKREAMLEMLLRHQICKEVQAEQEPTRENFEVESVTHHDYRKELAQAGPPAPTKPHDYYQEQPETFWIQRAPQLPGVSNIKTLDTPFRKNCSFSTPITSSLGQPLPYEPGKHSHQVGEISSLACQGGGQGGGGGRTTPV from the exons ATGGAGACCGTCAAGTCTACAGCGGGACCGCCGTCGCG ATCTGTAGACCCACAGTCCAGCTCCGAAGGGCTAGGACCCACTTCGGAACCGTTTCCTTCTTCGGATGGCACTCCTAGGTCGCCCCTGGCAGCCTCAACCGCAGCAGCTACTGCAGCCACTGCAGCTGTCTCCACTGCCAACGCAGCTGcctcatctgcaaagaccccagCACCCTACTCTGAGAGGAGCCTTCTCATGGCGCCCTCTTCGGATAGTCTTCTTGGGGAGCCCAGTGCTGGACCCAGCTTTACCCACAAAACAGGCCAGGAGAGACTTGGCTTTGAGCCTGCCTATGTTTCCTCTGGTACCCAAGATCCCTGTACTTCAAATTATCTCAGCTCTAGCcctggccctcttcctggctccaGTTCTGGTCCTGCCTCTAGGCCTAGTCTAGGCTGTGGCCATGACCCTGAGCTCAGCCCCTACACTCATCCAAGCTTGACAAACCCCGGGGCGGATCTGGTCCCTCCCTGGAGTCACCACACCCAGTGGGAGCCTCAGAAACAACAACCCTGGAAATTTTTGCAAGTCTCAGAACCTGGTGCCCGAGGGCTATGGAAGCCCCCTGAGGTTGAAGGGAAGCATAAGGTTCTCGATGAAACATTGCCACGGGGCCAGTGCCTTCTCTACAACTGGGAAGAGGAG AGAGCCACCAACCACCTGGATCGAGTCCCAAGCATGCAGGATGGCTCTGAAAGTTTCTTCTTCCGACATGGACACCAGGGACTGCTGTCCCTGCAGCTACAGTCACCCATGCCCTGCAGCACCAGCCAGACAGACTCATACCAGCCCCCAGGAAACCGCCATCAGCCAATCCGAG GGAAGCGTGAAGCCATGCTGGAGATGCTCCTGCGGCACCAGATCTG TAAAGAGGTGCAGGCAGAGCAGGAACCCACAAGGGAGAACTTTGAGGTCGAGTCTGTGACACACCATGACTACCGAAAGGAGCTGGCGCAAGCAGGGCCTCCTGCCCCAACAAAG cctcatGACTACTATCAGGAGCAGCCTGAAACCTTCTGGATACAGAGGGCACCACAGCTACCG GGTGTCAGTAACATCAAGACACTGGACACGCCCTTCCGGAAGAACTGCAGCTTCTCGACACCAATAACTTCATCTCTGGGGCAGCCTCTGCCCTATGAACCTGGGAAGCATTCCCACCAAGTGGGGGAAATATCTTCCCTTGCCTgtcagggaggagggcagggtggtGGAGGGGGTAGAACTACTCCTGTCTAA
- the SPAG8 gene encoding sperm-associated antigen 8 isoform X1 has protein sequence METVKSTAGPPSRSVDPQSSSEGLGPTSEPFPSSDGTPRSPLAASTAAATAATAAVSTANAAASSAKTPAPYSERSLLMAPSSDSLLGEPSAGPSFTHKTGQERLGFEPAYVSSGTQDPCTSNYLSSSPGPLPGSSSGPASRPSLGCGHDPELSPYTHPSLTNPGADLVPPWSHHTQWEPQKQQPWKFLQVSEPGARGLWKPPEVEGKHKVLDETLPRGQCLLYNWEEERATNHLDRVPSMQDGSESFFFRHGHQGLLSLQLQSPMPCSTSQTDSYQPPGNRHQPIRGKREAMLEMLLRHQICKEVQAEQEPTRENFEVESVTHHDYRKELAQAGPPAPTKPHDYYQEQPETFWIQRAPQLPVREGDEVLGVGERRQGRGSSVLAWHRAESVLIVALLQGVSNIKTLDTPFRKNCSFSTPITSSLGQPLPYEPGKHSHQVGEISSLACQGGGQGGGGGRTTPV, from the exons ATGGAGACCGTCAAGTCTACAGCGGGACCGCCGTCGCG ATCTGTAGACCCACAGTCCAGCTCCGAAGGGCTAGGACCCACTTCGGAACCGTTTCCTTCTTCGGATGGCACTCCTAGGTCGCCCCTGGCAGCCTCAACCGCAGCAGCTACTGCAGCCACTGCAGCTGTCTCCACTGCCAACGCAGCTGcctcatctgcaaagaccccagCACCCTACTCTGAGAGGAGCCTTCTCATGGCGCCCTCTTCGGATAGTCTTCTTGGGGAGCCCAGTGCTGGACCCAGCTTTACCCACAAAACAGGCCAGGAGAGACTTGGCTTTGAGCCTGCCTATGTTTCCTCTGGTACCCAAGATCCCTGTACTTCAAATTATCTCAGCTCTAGCcctggccctcttcctggctccaGTTCTGGTCCTGCCTCTAGGCCTAGTCTAGGCTGTGGCCATGACCCTGAGCTCAGCCCCTACACTCATCCAAGCTTGACAAACCCCGGGGCGGATCTGGTCCCTCCCTGGAGTCACCACACCCAGTGGGAGCCTCAGAAACAACAACCCTGGAAATTTTTGCAAGTCTCAGAACCTGGTGCCCGAGGGCTATGGAAGCCCCCTGAGGTTGAAGGGAAGCATAAGGTTCTCGATGAAACATTGCCACGGGGCCAGTGCCTTCTCTACAACTGGGAAGAGGAG AGAGCCACCAACCACCTGGATCGAGTCCCAAGCATGCAGGATGGCTCTGAAAGTTTCTTCTTCCGACATGGACACCAGGGACTGCTGTCCCTGCAGCTACAGTCACCCATGCCCTGCAGCACCAGCCAGACAGACTCATACCAGCCCCCAGGAAACCGCCATCAGCCAATCCGAG GGAAGCGTGAAGCCATGCTGGAGATGCTCCTGCGGCACCAGATCTG TAAAGAGGTGCAGGCAGAGCAGGAACCCACAAGGGAGAACTTTGAGGTCGAGTCTGTGACACACCATGACTACCGAAAGGAGCTGGCGCAAGCAGGGCCTCCTGCCCCAACAAAG cctcatGACTACTATCAGGAGCAGCCTGAAACCTTCTGGATACAGAGGGCACCACAGCTACCGGTGCGTGAGGGCGATGAGGTGTTGGGAGTGGgggaaagaaggcaaggaagAGGCTCTTCTGTTCTGGCTTGGCACAGAGCGGAATCTGTCCTCATCGTGGCCCTTCTCCAGGGTGTCAGTAACATCAAGACACTGGACACGCCCTTCCGGAAGAACTGCAGCTTCTCGACACCAATAACTTCATCTCTGGGGCAGCCTCTGCCCTATGAACCTGGGAAGCATTCCCACCAAGTGGGGGAAATATCTTCCCTTGCCTgtcagggaggagggcagggtggtGGAGGGGGTAGAACTACTCCTGTCTAA
- the SPAG8 gene encoding sperm-associated antigen 8 isoform X4, which yields METVKSTAGPPSRSVDPQSSSEGLGPTSEPFPSSDGTPRSPLAASTAAATAATAAVSTANAAASSAKTPAPYSERSLLMAPSSDSLLGEPSAGPSFTHKTGQERLGFEPAYVSSGTQDPCTSNYLSSSPGPLPGSSSGPASRPSLGCGHDPELSPYTHPSLTNPGADLVPPWSHHTQWEPQKQQPWKFLQVSEPGARGLWKPPEVEGKHKVLDETLPRGQCLLYNWEEERATNHLDRVPSMQDGSESFFFRHGHQGLLSLQLQSPMPCSTSQTDSYQPPGNRHQPIRGKREAMLEMLLRHQICLMTTIRSSLKPSGYRGHHSYRCVRAMRCWEWGKEGKEEALLFWLGTERNLSSSWPFSRVSVTSRHWTRPSGRTAASRHQ from the exons ATGGAGACCGTCAAGTCTACAGCGGGACCGCCGTCGCG ATCTGTAGACCCACAGTCCAGCTCCGAAGGGCTAGGACCCACTTCGGAACCGTTTCCTTCTTCGGATGGCACTCCTAGGTCGCCCCTGGCAGCCTCAACCGCAGCAGCTACTGCAGCCACTGCAGCTGTCTCCACTGCCAACGCAGCTGcctcatctgcaaagaccccagCACCCTACTCTGAGAGGAGCCTTCTCATGGCGCCCTCTTCGGATAGTCTTCTTGGGGAGCCCAGTGCTGGACCCAGCTTTACCCACAAAACAGGCCAGGAGAGACTTGGCTTTGAGCCTGCCTATGTTTCCTCTGGTACCCAAGATCCCTGTACTTCAAATTATCTCAGCTCTAGCcctggccctcttcctggctccaGTTCTGGTCCTGCCTCTAGGCCTAGTCTAGGCTGTGGCCATGACCCTGAGCTCAGCCCCTACACTCATCCAAGCTTGACAAACCCCGGGGCGGATCTGGTCCCTCCCTGGAGTCACCACACCCAGTGGGAGCCTCAGAAACAACAACCCTGGAAATTTTTGCAAGTCTCAGAACCTGGTGCCCGAGGGCTATGGAAGCCCCCTGAGGTTGAAGGGAAGCATAAGGTTCTCGATGAAACATTGCCACGGGGCCAGTGCCTTCTCTACAACTGGGAAGAGGAG AGAGCCACCAACCACCTGGATCGAGTCCCAAGCATGCAGGATGGCTCTGAAAGTTTCTTCTTCCGACATGGACACCAGGGACTGCTGTCCCTGCAGCTACAGTCACCCATGCCCTGCAGCACCAGCCAGACAGACTCATACCAGCCCCCAGGAAACCGCCATCAGCCAATCCGAG GGAAGCGTGAAGCCATGCTGGAGATGCTCCTGCGGCACCAGATCTG cctcatGACTACTATCAGGAGCAGCCTGAAACCTTCTGGATACAGAGGGCACCACAGCTACCGGTGCGTGAGGGCGATGAGGTGTTGGGAGTGGgggaaagaaggcaaggaagAGGCTCTTCTGTTCTGGCTTGGCACAGAGCGGAATCTGTCCTCATCGTGGCCCTTCTCCAGGGTGTCAGTAACATCAAGACACTGGACACGCCCTTCCGGAAGAACTGCAGCTTCTCGACACCAATAA
- the SPAG8 gene encoding sperm-associated antigen 8 isoform X5: METVKSTAGPPSRSVDPQSSSEGLGPTSEPFPSSDGTPRSPLAASTAAATAATAAVSTANAAASSAKTPAPYSERSLLMAPSSDSLLGEPSAGPSFTHKTGQERLGFEPAYVSSGTQDPCTSNYLSSSPGPLPGSSSGPASRPSLGCGHDPELSPYTHPSLTNPGADLVPPWSHHTQWEPQKQQPWKFLQVSEPGARGLWKPPEVEGKHKVLDETLPRGQCLLYNWEEERATNHLDRVPSMQDGSESFFFRHGHQGLLSLQLQSPMPCSTSQTDSYQPPGNRHQPIRGKREAMLEMLLRHQICLMTTIRSSLKPSGYRGHHSYRVSVTSRHWTRPSGRTAASRHQ; this comes from the exons ATGGAGACCGTCAAGTCTACAGCGGGACCGCCGTCGCG ATCTGTAGACCCACAGTCCAGCTCCGAAGGGCTAGGACCCACTTCGGAACCGTTTCCTTCTTCGGATGGCACTCCTAGGTCGCCCCTGGCAGCCTCAACCGCAGCAGCTACTGCAGCCACTGCAGCTGTCTCCACTGCCAACGCAGCTGcctcatctgcaaagaccccagCACCCTACTCTGAGAGGAGCCTTCTCATGGCGCCCTCTTCGGATAGTCTTCTTGGGGAGCCCAGTGCTGGACCCAGCTTTACCCACAAAACAGGCCAGGAGAGACTTGGCTTTGAGCCTGCCTATGTTTCCTCTGGTACCCAAGATCCCTGTACTTCAAATTATCTCAGCTCTAGCcctggccctcttcctggctccaGTTCTGGTCCTGCCTCTAGGCCTAGTCTAGGCTGTGGCCATGACCCTGAGCTCAGCCCCTACACTCATCCAAGCTTGACAAACCCCGGGGCGGATCTGGTCCCTCCCTGGAGTCACCACACCCAGTGGGAGCCTCAGAAACAACAACCCTGGAAATTTTTGCAAGTCTCAGAACCTGGTGCCCGAGGGCTATGGAAGCCCCCTGAGGTTGAAGGGAAGCATAAGGTTCTCGATGAAACATTGCCACGGGGCCAGTGCCTTCTCTACAACTGGGAAGAGGAG AGAGCCACCAACCACCTGGATCGAGTCCCAAGCATGCAGGATGGCTCTGAAAGTTTCTTCTTCCGACATGGACACCAGGGACTGCTGTCCCTGCAGCTACAGTCACCCATGCCCTGCAGCACCAGCCAGACAGACTCATACCAGCCCCCAGGAAACCGCCATCAGCCAATCCGAG GGAAGCGTGAAGCCATGCTGGAGATGCTCCTGCGGCACCAGATCTG cctcatGACTACTATCAGGAGCAGCCTGAAACCTTCTGGATACAGAGGGCACCACAGCTACCG GGTGTCAGTAACATCAAGACACTGGACACGCCCTTCCGGAAGAACTGCAGCTTCTCGACACCAATAA
- the HINT2 gene encoding adenosine 5'-monophosphoramidase HINT2: protein MAAAAVLAAGLRGARRVVAAAGPRGAQVRGAAGVTDGNEVAKAQQAAPGGAAPTIFSRILDGSLPADILYEDQQCLVFRDVAPQAPVHFLVIPKKPIPRISQAEEGDQQLLGHLLLVAKETAKAEGLGDGYRLVINDGKLGAQSVYHLHIHVLGGRQLQWPPG from the exons ATGGCGGCCGCGGCGGTGCTGGCCGCCGGGCTGCGCGGGGCGCGCAGGGTCGTGGCGGCCGCGGGGCCGCGGGGGGCGCAG GTCCGAGGGGCTGCAGGCGTGACTGATGGGAACGAAGTGGCCAAGGCTCAGCAGGCAGCTCCCGGGGGAGCAGCCCCCACCATCTTCTCTCGGATCCTGGATGGAAGCCTCCCAGCTGACATTCTGTATGAGGACCAGCAG TGTCTCGTATTCCGTGACGTGGCCCCTCAGGCTCCTGTGCACTTCCTGGTCATTCCTAAGAAGCCCATTCCTCGGATTAGCCAGGCTGAAGAAGGAGACCAGCAG CTTCTAGGACACCTTCTCCTTGTGGCCAAGGAGACAGCAaaggctgaggggctgggagatGGATACCGACTTG TGATCAACGATGGGAAGCTGGGTGCACAGTCTGTCTATCACCTGCACATTCACGTGCTTGGGGGCCGACAGCTCCAGTGGCCTCCAGGTTGA